acacatcacaccTCCAGCCactctttctcttataaatataataaaactaaatactttttggagttatgaaagatgcagtactactctataggtactcaagattaacaggagattgagtgaaaacgagcatttcacccccccctttaatgttaaaACTAATCCATTCTATATCTAAACCTAAATATATTTTGCAGGTTGGTTGATTGACCTCACAAATGAATATATCAGCAATGTGAAGGAAAATAACATTGAAGgaaaacatagtaaaaaaaacaaacacacacacacaagtgactTTCTGAACACTAGTAGCTTACAGCATCACTGATGTCTGAGTTTGAGACAAAACAGCCAAAAATGTACAGTCTGACATCTGTATAAATTGACAGATCTTTTGAGCTTTGAGCAGATGATGGACTCCTGTTGAGCTCTTGATTTACATCCTGCCTGAGATCATTCAAATACACAGAAAACAACATGGAAATGATCAGTGATCAGACTGATGGAGTGGAAATCATGAACTAAAGGTCTGTGGGTTCATCtagagcaggggtgtcaaactcatcTCCTCGAGGGCCGGAGCTCTGCTGAGTTTTGTTCTGACAAAGAAACCATGTAGTTTctaataagcctgaaggacttgattgatgggatcaggtgtgtttaataaggtttgaatctaaactctgcagggttcCCCGTCTGCACTGTGTTCTTGGTGACTTGCATAGTAATTATAAGAATTTTGATCTGATACATCTGGTGATGTATTTTTCTGTGTTtatctttgtctttctctcactTGTTTCTAAGTGAATCTTCCCTAATTGGGCTTAAAAAGATGCACCTGCTGATTCATCACCCAAAGTCCAGCAGCTTTTGAAATATCAGGATGTAACGATCTCAGAGGTAGGTCAAggtcggtcctagagagccgcagtcctgcacaTTTCAGCtccaaccatgaaaaaaaaaaaaaaaaaaactcacctgcctctACCGTAGTAATTCTGAATggattgatgagcttgttcaggtgtgtttgattagggttgaagctgaactctgcaggtcaTTGAgttaattgttgtttttgttgcctAAGCCAttcagctatttttttaaatccccatTTATTTCTTTCCCTTGAGTTTTGTGAGCTTGCGAGTGTGACACTTCTTTTGTTCCTTGTGAAAATTGTAAATAGTACCATAGGGATTCTGTGCCAGTTTTCCTTCAAGCTTAATTTCaggttgagctttattgtcattctgctacatgtttggacatacagtggaacgaaATGTCGTGGCTCAcaagtgctacataaatacatacaacaATAAAGTAAAACCTATACAAAGTATAAACCTAAACaaaactaacctactgacagattttgactatacatatactacaggtgcatctaaaaaaaattgaatatcaaggaaaagttttttttttttttttttttataataatactaaataaaaaaaaaaaattctagaatcattgcacacaaactgaaatagttttttgttttacttctgatggttatgacttacagcttaggaaaataaaaaattcagtataaaaaaaaaaatagaatattttctcaaagattaaacaatcaaaaaaaaaacgatgaatgttcaagatctccaaagagAGTTTAATTATATGCAATCAATTGGTTGGGGCTCCGTTtgcatgaattactgcttcaatgtggCATGGGATGGAGGTGACCAGCCTGACATTGCTGAGGctttattgaagcccaggttggtTTGATAGCagtcttcagctcctctgtattgtttgtcagatgttacttatctttctcttcacaataccccatagattctctgtgaggttcaggtcaggtgagttggctggccaagcacagtaatatcatggtcatcaaaactataaattaaataacagaaGTAATTAAAGATAATTTGAAAAAGGGGAAAAATATAACTCGAATTATATATAAGATCACTTTAAAGGGACTCAATTACAATATAACAAGAATAAAATTAATACACAAATTACAAATCAACTGAAGTTGGACACAACTAAGACAACCAAAGAAAATCAGGAATCAATTATTTTAACACAGTCTAATTAAACATATTATGAAtgcaacaaaacagacaaacacgCAATCTGTAAGAGGCCAAATATTCAAACAAAAAGGTGACTCTTGTTGCATGGGTCCAATCATGCGACCTTAACCGAAACCACACAGAAACACAATACAAGTCAATGTAGAACGAGAGAGCAACAATTATCCACACTGCCATCTATAcaaaagaacaattattaacataaaaaactcgaataaacagaatgagaaaacAAACACCCACTTACCCACCACTGCTGAGGGAACCTGGGTAAATCTGAATGtttaacattaactgaaataaaacacagattGAGACTCACACTACATCCATGGTTGATAAGCAAACAGAATACATCAATGCGTACCGGGAGGAAGACAGATGCTCATTCTGCAGCAAAGCAGaaccacaatcaatggcacaGAAACAAGCACAAAGCACAGGATCGACTGCATCCAGCTGCTCTCCTAACAAGACGAGAGATGCACATTCAAATCAACTAAAAACTAGAACCAAAATAAAGGAAATAGATATCATACAGGACTTTAAACCACCTGAAGTGCTTTATAAGTCCTCAAACAGGCACCAACCAATAACGTCAAGAAAATGCCACCCCAGCCATTCACTATACTTACCTATCatgtgggtttaaaaaaaaaaaaaaaaaaaaaacttagcctTACCTAGCTTCAAAAGAAAAAGACTAACTCGTCCCTTACTCCCTCTcctttttttaaagctgtacattAAAACACAGGAGGCAACACAAATCTTCAAATTAATTGGCATCCTCCTCTCTACAAATGATCCCCCAATAACAAAATTTAGctcataaattaaaaagaaacctGGCAACACCGACTAGCCAGGGGCAGACTTAACCAATAAGAGAGGTAAGTGGCTGGTTAGGGCCTCAAGGGAAACTGATATTGGTATCAGTATAAGACCTAGCCCTTCAAATGGTAACTGGAAACACACACCAAGGATGACTATCCTAGTCACAACGTCTGACTTCAAGTGTACCTGATGGAGAGGAACACAATCACACCCCATCCTGATACAACGTATTAGTACGTCAGAACTGGTGTGCAAATTCTGTGAGTAGGGAAGTAACACCTTCAGGATTAAAGACTGCTCTGAACCAGTATCTCATAAGATCACAACAGGTTGATGATCTGTGTCGGACGAGGAAACACCACCAGTACGGATGAAAGGCTACATGGACTTATTCTTGATTacagtaaaggtttttttttttggtccccaCAAGGATCAAATTTCCTATAAAAcatacaactgtgtgtgtgtgtgtttaatttgattgatttttttttgattGAGAATAGAATATACACTCCACATGAACTGTTACTTTCCATGTCAAGCTGGCAAtgataaatacaattaaacatgtttcttattttttaaacatggatCCTTATTTTGAATATCTTCTTAATCACACAAGTTTTTTAAACTATTGATCCCATTTTTTTAGATTATTGCTTTTAGGAGAGTAACCAACACTAAAAAATTTAACTCATGGATGGATGCACGCTAGcataaaacacaaacaatcaaaaaaaaaaatatatatatatccacccccttacaaaacaaaaacaaacaatgaaacacaattttaatttgcattttgccagatttgtttagtaaatcagaCTTGACCTGAGAGGATTTCTGAGAAAAGCATTTCTGGAGATCCTGTGATGTGTGAAATATATTCAGCAAGCTGCCAGTCAGGATTTCCTAAGGGTGGAGACTCAAGCTGCTaagagaaacacaaataaaaagaggGATTCATAGAAGAAGAGAGAGCAAAAGGGGACACTCACACCCTTGTCATATCTGACCATAACATGTATCTGGTTAATGGTCTTTAAAAAACAAGATGGAGGTACTCTCTTATCTGTTCTTACTTTTAGGTGAGTAAAAATGACATGCATTAATCACAGGATGTAAATTATAGATGCTGTTTAGCTattctttatgaaaatatttaaagaatcaAATGCAACCTACAATTGATGGACATcagaaaaagaaatgtaaatattttgtttttgtaacaggtGTCTTTTCCATTCAGGGGAGTTCAGAAAACTTGGAAGGTAAAAAGTAGTAACTAAGGTTCCACTAATTAACATGTTACATGTTAGTTCATGTAAGTGCAgatccattaaaaatattaacttcagATTTTAATGTAGTAGTAAATGTAATTCAGTCTTGGGTTGGAATATAATATTTTACCTCAATTGGAATGTACTGAAACTTCACACATTTGAGTCTTGACcctctgtctctttaaatgttttttagagaATTTGGCATTAAAAGGAAAGGCTGTACAGTCGAGCACATATTACACCTGGGGAGCTTCAAACGCCATCGACGGCATCAGATATGCTCCAGTTCCAGCCTCAACCTGCTCCCACACAGATATCGAGCTCAACCCATGGTGGAGGCTGGACCTGCTGGATTCTTACTACATTTCCAACGTGACCATTACCAACAGAAAGGACTGCTGTTCGGAGCGCATGACTGGAGTAGAGATCCGCATCGGAAACTCTCTGGAGAACAACGGCAACAACAATCCCAGGTGAAGTTATGAAAACAGTTATGATCGTGTGGAGAACTGGATTTGAGCAGGTCAGCTGATTGTGTcgtggtttctctctttctctctgtagatgtGGTGTCACTTCATCTGTCCCAGCAGGCAGTTCTGTCAGTTTCTTTTGCGACGGAATGGAAGGTCGTTATGTGAACATGTACCTTCCTAAGATCCAGGCGATTCTCACCCTGTGTGAGGTGGAGGTTTATGGAACAGGTAACTCTGGTACCTCATTCTAGATTGTTAAAGTGCGGTCACAATAGTGAAATCTAATGTGGAAAAAATAGGTCCATTGTCCGTTGTCAGTAGAGTAGAGATGTATGATGAACAGAAATTAACAATCAACTAtttcaaaggggtcatatgatgcattttcaagttttcctttctctttggagtgttacaagctttttgtgaatagataagatccttaAAGATTTaaatctcaaacccaaagagaaagtcttaataaaagttaagacttgtccactccctcctaaaatgccttgtttaaacatgcccccataTAACATCGTCACTATggtaagatttgcataacaccgcccaaatgttcacacaaagaaaggagGAGTAACcttgattctcgctgtagtattatTGCCAcggctgtgtgttttgttgtgaaagcgaaactacttagTTTgctcttccaaaagaggacacaagaaatcagtggttaagttgtatttgcaGCACTCTTCCAGaacagttcatatatatatatatatttaacactgTATAGGTTTGTTCCCCCTCGGCTAGGGGTGGGtgatatgataaaaatataacaaatcttttttattattattttttttttatgtcatgattTTATGACAATTCTttttcatgttggtttttctattttgcaaactgtttgagcatcacagccaaactaatttgcttattataaagccttttaaggtaacaaaatatgaaaaagtatcgttgtgattattttatcagttattaaaaaatgagaacaaagatacacattacaaatacagatacaaatgCAGTGTGCAGTGTCCCATGAGAGTAACACTGATGTTAATGTTTGTCGCAGTATATTGATTCGGTAGTGCCAGAACTGCATCTGATAGAATATGCACTGCAACACAATACAATGATATTTCTGCAAAAGCAGATCATAAAGAAATTTTTATCATCTACTATCAAAAATCTTCATATCTTACCCTCGGCAGAACACGTGGCAGACCAGAACGCAAGGGCACCTTAGCATAGGACCTCAAAGGGGCAGGGACTCGAAACCCGCACAGCACCCCCAACCCCAATGACAATGCATTTCAGTTGCAGTCCTctctggcagaatataatagtaTTGTGAGGAGCAGGGCATCATTTAAATTGTTAAACGTTGAAAATACTATCCTGATCCACTCCCTCAAGGCGTgcatttctcattcaaaacatgCTTCACCAGAAACAcggcatgtttttttattattaacagcaacagagaaggacagcaactagtgagtgttttgtcttgttttctcattagaCTTCTGTGTGATCGTCATTActaggaaagtttttggtttaaattgtgtgtgtcttatcctggtaaatacgtgc
The Carassius auratus strain Wakin unplaced genomic scaffold, ASM336829v1 scaf_tig00215914, whole genome shotgun sequence genome window above contains:
- the LOC113096422 gene encoding fucolectin-4-like, producing MEGSSENLEENLALKGKAVQSSTYYTWGASNAIDGIRYAPVPASTCSHTDIELNPWWRLDLLDSYYISNVTITNRKDCCSERMTGVEIRIGNSLENNGNNNPRCGVTSSVPAGSSVSFFCDGMEGRYVNMYLPKIQAILTLCEVEVSSILPARLYRARTPTGHEYCYTDYQ